The following coding sequences lie in one Desmodus rotundus isolate HL8 chromosome 1, HLdesRot8A.1, whole genome shotgun sequence genomic window:
- the ZNF474 gene encoding zinc finger protein 474, which yields MERGKEKRVSKKSQQTLHHSKETTFLLNQAVVPSDSYSRLSPETEHVNPREKIKKNPQKNRPGTVILSKRSSKRIMSERQPGPPVIPSRRPGLHICYVCGREFGSQSLAIHEPQCLEKWRIENSKLPKHLRRPEPSKPQPLGGSGSYNLQAVNEAAFQSSQAQLLPCEFCGRTFLPDRLLVHQRSCKPKGEGPRAPNPNSSADLTDLKKASGGIPARPKTVICYICGREFGTLSLPIHEPKCLEKWKTENDRLPRELRQPLPRKPQPLITGEGPSQAQLVPCPNCSRTFAPDRLPVHQRSCKAQPSGPQVQNLTLGSKGGLKESTNVKQQRNTAAPTVTDKPKMIRRPPTIICYICGREYGTKSIAIHEPQCLKKWHNENNLLPKELRRPEPKKPEVRTISAKGFYDLDALNEAAWTSAQSQLVACNICGRTFLPDRLIVHQRSCKPRVAK from the exons atggaaagaggaaaggagaagagggttTCCAAAAAATCACAACAGACTCTCCACCATTCTAAAGAAACTACCTTCCTTCTCAATCAAGCTGTTGTACCTAGTGACTCCTATTCTAGGCTTTCGCCAGAAACAGAGCATGTCAATCCTcgtgaaaaaataaagaaaaaccctcAGAAAAATAGACCTGGAACTGTAATACTCTCAAAACGATCCAGTAAGAGAATTATGTCGGAACGCCAGCCCGGCCCACCTGTGATCCCATCCCGCCGGCCTGGACTCCACATATGCTATGTCTGTGGCCGAGAATTTGGGTCCCAGTCACTTGCCATCCACGAGCCACAGTGCTTGGAAAAGTGGCGTATTGAAAACAGCAAGTTGCCTAAGCACCTGAGGAGGCCAGAACCCTCCAAACCACAGCCTCTCGGTGGCAGTGGGTCCTACAATCTTCAGGCAGTGAATGAGGCAGCGTTCCAGAGTTCTCAGGCTCAGCTGCTGCCCTGTGAATTCTGCGGCCGCACATTCTTGCCAGATCGTCTTCTTGTTCACCAGAGAAGTTGCAAGCCAAAGGGAGAGGGGCCCAGAGCACCAAACCCCAACAGCTCtgctgatcttactgatcttaaGAAAGCTTCTGGTGGCATCCCAGCTCGACCAAAGACTGTCATCTGCTACATTTGTGGCAGGGAATTTggcaccctctccctccctatccATGAGCCCAAATGCCTGGAAAagtggaaaacagaaaatgacCGGCTCCCCAGGGAGCTCCGCCAGCCACTCCCACGGAAGCCTCAGCCCCTTATTACTGGAGAGGGGCCAAGTCAAGCTCAGCTTGTGCCCTGCCCAAATTGTAGCCGGACGTTTGCCCCCGACCGCCTTCCGGTACACCAGAGAAGTTGTAAAGCTCAACCAAGTGGGCCACAAGTTCAGAACTTGACCTTAGGGAGTAAAGGTGGCTTAAAAGAATCCACTAATGTCAAGCAGCAAAGGAACACAGCAGCACCCACTGTGACTGATAAG CCGAAAATGATTAGGCGTCCACCAACAATCATTTGCTACATTTGTGGTCGTGAATATGGAACAAAATCTATTGCCATCCATGAGCCGCAATGTCTGAAAAAATGGCACAATGAAAACAACTTGTTGCCTAAAGAGTTAAGGAGACCAGAACCTAAGAAGCCTGAAGTCAGGACCATCAGTG CCAAAGGTTTCTATGATCTCGATGCCTTAAATGAAGCTGCTTGGACAAGCGCCCAGAGCCAGTTGGTTGCCTGTAATATTTGCGGGCGTACCTTCCTGCCAGACAGACTGATTGTTCACCAACGATCCTGCAAACCAAGAGTCGCCAAGTAA